The Streptomyces sp. NBC_00435 nucleotide sequence CTCCTCGGAGCCGGCCTCTACCTGTGCGCGGCCCTGGCCTCCCTGCGCTTGGCCCTGGGCCTCCTGGGGCCCGACCACCCACCGGGCCGGATCAACCCGACGATCCTCGAGGGAGCCGCTCTGGCCGTACGGGGCATGTCCGACGGCCTGCGGCACCTGTCCTCCCGGCGCGAGGCGGCCCGGGCACTCACAGCCATGACCCTCATGCGGTTCTGCTACGGGGCCCTGTTCGTCAGCCTGCTCATGCTCTGCCGCTACGCCTGGTCGGACACCGAGGCCGACGGTCTGGCCCTGCTCGGTGTCACGGTCGGCGTCTCCGGGGCAGGGTTCTTCGCGGCGGCCGTCGTCACTCCCTGGCTGGTGGGCCGGCTGGGCGCCCTCGGGACCATCACCCTCTGCGCCGCCGGCGCCGCGGTGCTGGTCCCGTCGCTCGGCCTCTTCTTCGCCCCCGGACCGATGCTGGCCGCCGCCTTCGTGCTGGGGCTGGCCACCCAGGGCGCCAAGATCTCCACCGACACCGTCGTGCAGTCCCAGGTGGACGACGCCTTCCGCGGCCGCGTCTTCTCCGTCTACGACGTGCTCTTCAACGCCGCCTTCGTCGGCGCCGCCGGGGTGGCCGCGCTCATGCTCCCCCTCGACGGGCGCTCCGTACCGCTGATCCTCGGCGTGGCCGCGCTCTACGCCGCGACGGCCGCCCTCCTCATGCGGCGGCAGGGCGATGTTTCACGTGAAACATCGCCCTGACACGAACGCGCCCGCCTCCCCGCCCCGATGTTTCACGTGAAACATCAGGCCTGTGCGGCCCACCACTCCTTGAGAGCGACGACCGCCGCGTCCCGCTCCATCGGACCGTTCTCCAGCCGCAGCTCCAGCAGGAAGGCGTAGGCCTTGCCGATCACGGGGCCGGGGCCCACGTCGAGCACCTGCATGATCTCGTTGCCGTCCAGGTCGGGCCGGATCGCGTCCAGCTCCTCCCTCTCCTGCAGCTGCGCGATGCGCTCCTCCAGCCCGTCGTAGGTGCGGGAGAGCGCGTTGGCCTTGCGCTTGTTGCGCGTGGTGCAGTCCGAACGGGTCAGCTTGTGCAA carries:
- a CDS encoding MFS transporter; amino-acid sequence: MAVVRDLRVLLRLRDFRNLLAVRLLSQAADGVYQVALATYVVFSPEKQASPAAIASAMAVLLLPYSVIGPFAGVLLDRWRRRQVFLYGNLLRAFLACVTGMLIVAHVPDWLFYASALSVTAVNRFVLAGLAASLPRVVAPDQLVTANALSPTAGTLAAVAGGGLAFLVRVLAADSNALVVLLGAGLYLCAALASLRLALGLLGPDHPPGRINPTILEGAALAVRGMSDGLRHLSSRREAARALTAMTLMRFCYGALFVSLLMLCRYAWSDTEADGLALLGVTVGVSGAGFFAAAVVTPWLVGRLGALGTITLCAAGAAVLVPSLGLFFAPGPMLAAAFVLGLATQGAKISTDTVVQSQVDDAFRGRVFSVYDVLFNAAFVGAAGVAALMLPLDGRSVPLILGVAALYAATAALLMRRQGDVSRETSP